A stretch of DNA from Silvanigrella paludirubra:
TGGCATTGTTGGCTTGGGTAATGTAGGGCATCGAGTTGCAAAGTTTGCCAAAGGTTTTGATATGAATGTCATTGCTTATGACCCTTATATTTCAGATGAAGTTTTTCGCAGAAATTCTACGGAGCGTAAAAATACTTTAGAAGAATTACTTGCAGAATCAGATGTTTTATCCATTCATGTTCCTTTAAATAAAGAAACAAAAGGAATGATTACAGAAGTTGAATTAAAAAAAATGCGTAAAGGCTCTTACGTATTGAATGCAGCGCGCGGTGGTATTATTACTGAAAAAGGTCTACTAAAAACACTAAATGAGGGTTATATCGCTGGTGCTGGTATTGATACTTTTGATAATGAACCCAAACCGTTAAAAGAACTTATTTCTCATCCAAATGTAATCGTGACTCCTCATATAGGGGCAAGTACTCTTGAAGCCCAATACCGCATTGGTGAAACCATTGCAATTCAAGTATTAAAGGCTTTACGTGGTGAAATAGTCGATTATCCTGTTAACTTACCACATGTTTCTTTACTTGGCTCAGGTGATCTTCGCAAAATTTCTGTATTAACTGAAAAAACGGCTCATGTTGCTGCGCAAATTTTTGATTTTCACCCTTCTTTAATTAAATTAAATGTGAAAGCGGGTCTTAGTAAAGAAGATCTCCAAATTCTTAAACTGTCATGTATAAAAGGCTTTCTGTCCCATGCATCAGATGAATTTGTTTCTTATGTTAATGCCGAACGTTTATTAAGCCGTCGCGGAATTCAAATTGAAGTTAACTTAAATAACTCCACTTCATCTAAAAATGAAATTCTTTTGGAAGTATTTGGTAGCAATGCAAATGAAAAAATATCTGTTGGCGCTGTCTTATACGATGGTCAGCTAGAAAGACTATGTTCTATTAATGACTTTCTATTTGAAATCGAACCAAATGGTGATTTAATCATTATGCAAAA
This window harbors:
- the serA gene encoding phosphoglycerate dehydrogenase, whose protein sequence is MDKSVKILITGKLHEVALNLLNNQPLELSVTESLNIVYLPDAPRDVILKEIEDTNVLISRSETDVDATLLRAGKNLRIVARAAVGYGNIDCDLATELGILVVNTPGKNTNSAAELTIGLLLSLLRKIPAAHSSTSEGGWNRHHFTGTELGGKTIGIVGLGNVGHRVAKFAKGFDMNVIAYDPYISDEVFRRNSTERKNTLEELLAESDVLSIHVPLNKETKGMITEVELKKMRKGSYVLNAARGGIITEKGLLKTLNEGYIAGAGIDTFDNEPKPLKELISHPNVIVTPHIGASTLEAQYRIGETIAIQVLKALRGEIVDYPVNLPHVSLLGSGDLRKISVLTEKTAHVAAQIFDFHPSLIKLNVKAGLSKEDLQILKLSCIKGFLSHASDEFVSYVNAERLLSRRGIQIEVNLNNSTSSKNEILLEVFGSNANEKISVGAVLYDGQLERLCSINDFLFEIEPNGDLIIMQNHDRPGVIGDVGSYLAKHNVNIAQFELSRNRRGGMAMSLIRIDGELESEVISGLRKLPNLISARLVSGL